One Hevea brasiliensis isolate MT/VB/25A 57/8 chromosome 6, ASM3005281v1, whole genome shotgun sequence genomic window, gacaggctgtctccggacaatcttgataaCATCCTGACccgctccatgagcctgaacgtggagtgcttagtGAATCAGCAtatcgtccgggagaaggctcaccgcctgggtaaggaggtcgagaagatgggtcatgaagtggcttccctctgatcccaactctcatccgctcagaactacatatctgaaattgaggggcggatgaaattctacgaggacaagctggccgagcaagctcatgttctagccgagcgagatcgtgttcttgaagagattcaggcgctccgggctggtgaagttgctcagctcactgaggagctcaaagcgaaagaggaagaggcggtgacaagggaggccggcgcttatgtgaatgcttacagggatctcctggccgagctcaagaatcggtacgctgaggaggacttctcttggatggtagattTGGCTCCCCAGGACAAgagtgaggatagcgaggaggaggctgagggtgagagaggagatgagcaaaatgtagatcaggctgggggtgatcctccagctgaatgacttgtacaaactttaatatgaaatgaaattcgctttttgttcagtgaatggatgtgatcggaaaatctctaaattacttaaacacttgattgtctgagcatattaaaacaactaaaggtgattattaatctaagtgtaagaggtcggaaaacaccataagcatgagatcggcagagaaccaacgctaaacaggacttgatttaaaattggaaatttggcttgagtacttaagatcgggatcgccattaaaccggattggaaccttaacttgattattcctaaacttttaaaatgaagatctagtCTTTGGTTCGGCTTTTGTCTgacgagagagatcgggaatgtaattgactattcaggagatttgacaattggtttgagagatcggcaaggctttaaatgacatggggacttagtattgatttgattccttttgaggagaggtcggaaatgtgattgttcggtaaagagagatcggaaatgtaattggctggcaaagggagatttagtgctggggatcagtttcgaaatttattgattttggggatcgaccaaaatatggtgtcaacatgCCTTGACAACACAAATTTGTGATGCGGTATAAGCCAAAGTAGAATAAGGCAAATACCATGGGTTCATTCTAATTCTAGAGGAGCTAATAAAAAACGTTCTTAAAGTGTATGCTCTCTTGCTAGAAATATGCAGTTTGTTATGGCAAGATGTTAGCTGAACAACATTTCACTTTTGAAGGTATTATTGGAGAAGATTTAATGCAAAATGAAACAAATGTGGAGTAACTATTCAATTGGGCATTTGAATAAGATTAAATGCAAGGTGAAGCAAAGTTGTAGTAGAGTTAAATTCCTTGAGGATAAGGAATCTTGAGGAGGGGAGTATTGATATGTGTCATTGGATAAGGAGTTGCTGCCAAAGAAGTCAAGCTCCAGAGGAAGCTGAGAATTATTAGTTTGTTAGGGAAGCTTGTATACGTGGCTAGGATTGGTTGGATTAAAGGGAAATGTGTTGAAGATTGTTAGTGAAATTCATGTAAGAAGGGTAGTTCCTCTGTAATTaagtaacaccccaaatttttacatgtattatcatgtgagtaatattaatatttttattttatttaaattttaggaaattgtttgaaattttttggattttcgaAATCGagtttgatttcccgaaaatataaaattttgatgatttttttaaaaattaatttaaagaccacgtggcaaaactaaaaatatatttggattttacgaatttttctgagttttctagaattttttcagaattttgggcctcgttttcggtcccaaggcagagtaaaaattcaaaattttgtatcttgactcGGACCGGCTGAATCGAATcggccttcttcttcttttcttcccttcCCCCGTGCGTCCCATCCATcctcctctctctcccattttctctctcctccctcacccccaggccgCGCCGTGGCCTCCCCAGCCTCTccacctcgccggcgcaccgCCCCGACACCTCCCCACCGCCGGCCGGCCTTCCAAGCGGCCGAAAACGATGCGCGAAGACCCACCTGCGCGCGCGCGCCGTTTAGGCTTCCCGGCCGAAATTCGGCCAccaattgggccgggtcttgcaTTAAACACCATCTTCACCTcgaaagctttccatagacactaaaaaCACCAAAATTTATCTagcggtttgtctaatttttgttcgggaagttttagcccattttgacttttgggctagatttctctcaaactgtgaaccccacgagaaaatcaAGAGtatcagagcgctccactcgtcgagagcttcgtgacaatataaatttcaaaatttccaacactgtttttcggtgggtcccatggaacttcgtagtatttttttgagcattaaatgagcttagaaaatttcgtaaaaattatatactaacccccgtgttgtgggcttcgtttaggtaccttcaattcacgaAAATCCGACAGTTGtctaggtctgtgaatttcctgccagacagaccggctaccaaaaaagtctccgaattggatcaagATTTTAGCTATCCCACCATTGTCAAACATCCCGAGGGcgtccccggagtcggaatcagcataggtaaacctaaaccttgctttttcgtaattttctaatgcttaaatgggattaaaaatccataaaatattcgtggtagctcagaaaattatgattctttttgcaatagcctagtaatattgctaaggaccgtggggcaaagttttagaatttttagagtttatttgggtagtttttgcaaaaggggtcaattataaggactaaactataattttacatattgtgattgatgactatttggatgggcccaggaggggctgtgtgatatgattgagttgtgggtgtatggttggtggatatagaagtgtattttaaactcatttgtaggttgggtaggtcctaggtataggggagactttgccggattttcggcacgacttaggatgtatttggtcttttcttggtttgtattgagtcaattgtattaaataattgtaataaaattgtcaggtgagccgggacagccttcttcctccgcccagccgccacagtgactgctgtcaagtctgtgagtaaaatattaattttaattgtaatttcgatattattatatgttcaagcatgcccatgcattacttatatgtatatatctatgtagttaaattctaggcacgttttatgttgcattcacaccgttaaagtgccatggatattgttgtggtaatttggagcagtgtgcgtgcgttggcatgcgtgtgatgtggtgttggctatggataggacgggtagacatggcttgagatctttgctgggaTCCGGTCCTTCGggttagacacggcttgagttcttcgctgggaccccgatttggtttattaagtggaagtccgagctgagttcttcgctggcacaggttggaataagagagctgtataggggatcggctctcatatatgtattgtttgacattatcgagtgtgtgagtgctccaaattacctttttgctattataatgtgaaaatattgatgatattgcatttcactctacatggtgcattagctttagatagttatagagattatggttaaaattgatattttactctctgagtcgaacgctcactgctgttcattatttttcaggctacaggaggagttttgttgtggttaacctgcttttctccctcgcaggttgtttataaatgtttgtataattttattaactcctagaatttccacatgtgttataaatattcatttgatttgggtctgtaatataattaccatgatgggcctgtaaacttattattatatgcatgtttattagactggatgagggagctgagctcctatttatttttgtgttgttatgagtatgtagagggtgagctgagctccccaattgattatatattatgtttacaggttgggtgagtcaaaaactctccgttgaaaggtccattttatggccggactctgtcctgttgaattcttgaaattgggctcaatgggccttagagttggattaaggactagttaggcttactacgggcctcgagggctttaggctggcccagatactagtgccggtccgactcataggttggatcgtgacaTTAAGGatataaaaaatgaataaattgttgttcttatcttcttcttcttccttattattattattattattattattattattattattatttttttttttttaaagcttcTTGTTCTTATCTTTAAGCTGTTGTATTCTTGTCTTTCATCTGtattcctttcttcttttctagAAATTGTTGAACATGCATCACagttcaattttacaatttttgtacTGAACATCCCAATTTTCtaaattaagaattaaaaaaattttaatttttcatttttttaaaatttaactaataTTTAGAAAATAATGTTCAATTATTTCTCACCGTTTTCTTTTAtaacaatttttttaattattttctaaattaaaataataacttTTTTACTATCAAAATTATACTATAGTTTTTCTCATATCGAAAAATGATAATTACTTAGAAAAATATCTACTtaccataataaaaaaaaatcatgttattataataataataataataataataataataataataataatagatttttaaaagtaaaataattttttagttatattctataatattttttattatgaaaaataagaatattttttaatttttaattgaaaaactatttatattattaacaaGTAAAtgctttttcatattttaatttatatttcataaaaataaaattattgttaaaaataaaattattttccataaataaatagattttaaatatttagatataaaaattttgaaatataacgAAATGAATAGTTTATTATTCTTTATCAAGAATTACTTTTATCAGCAAAATTATAAcaacttgataaaaaaaaatcccTGTGATATAAGATTTAGCAAAGAtaatataagatttttttttcatcaacatggattttttttttctaaaaatattCTTCATTTAAAAAGCTCAATCACAAAATTCATAGCCTACAACAACCAATCTAATATCGCACCCCATAAAACGAGCCTCTTCCAAAGCCGTGGATGCATGACGCCAATAAAGAACAAATCCTGCAAGCAATCACCCAGGCTAGATAAGAAACATAAAAAATGGTAAATTTATAGACAATCTCACCAGATGCTGGATCAACcacaaatggaaaagtaaaacccATAATTAAAACCATGGCAAATCAATCGAAAAGCTCTCGCTCTGAATCCCAAATTGCCCAAAAAAACCTTAAAAAATATGTACAACCACACAAAATAGGGAGAGTTGACCCATAATCAGGCAGGGAGAGGAGCTCCCTTGcctaataaaaacaaagaaagtCGCATGACTGGCAAAAGAAATGCCCTTGGCACCAAAAACCGAAGAAAAGTTAAGAAGAGAGTTCTCTCTCTAAAACTTTTAGAGGCAGAAAACCATCAATTCTGTTTCATGAACATGGATTCATAAAGTGAAGACCCACTTATTTGTCTTTAAGAGAAGTgggtaacttttttttttttttcgaaggaGAAGTGGGTAACTTGCTCTAATGATAGTATGACCTAGGAAAGAGGAAGCTTCATTTCCCAAAGTTGGTCCATTCTTAAAAGGAAAAAGCATAGTCATTGTCCTTTGTTATTTAGGAAGTGACGAGCACTAAGCAATCTCCAAAACTAATTATACTCATGATTCtagattatatttttttaattaattaaaatttaaattcaaaaattttataatttaaaaaaaaattaaaaatgaatataaTAACGTTAAAGCTAAGCTAAttagtttataattttaaataatcaaaAGCAACCCAAGTCAAAGGCTAAACGCCTTAATCAGCATTTCTTGAAATCATTGAATTGATCAGGCGAGAAATGATTGTTTAGGTAGAAAATGTTTGGGCTAGTAAGAGCCATATagaaacaaatcaatatttactaaTTTATTATCCTTTGTTAAATATCTCCATTGGTCACATTCAACTTTGTTAATTCaactttgagattttttttttactgtAATTACCCAGACTGAAATCTAATAAAATTTTCTATGAAACTCTTATATGATGTCTTACAtaattttaaatcataataaatttatctctttactatataagattaaaaaaattaaagaaaaataaatttcaaacctgataattttataattatttttttataatttaaactcATATAAGACGTGCCAACTCTTATCGGAGATTCTATTGAATCATAATATGAATGATTattagtaaaaataaataaataataaatgattttattaaaaaaaattatgctaAAATAAAACAATTACCAAAGTTTTGGTACTACGAATTTACCCCCCAATTTTTCTGCATTGTTCAAAACTTGAGAAAAAGACaggatttaaatattaattataatttaaaaataatcaaaaatcaaattttaactgacataattagtatttaattttttaattaatatatgataatacgtatgaaataaatttaataaaaattaaattataaatacttagaaaatattaaaataagtaaaaaaagtctaaaccaaactcaatcaatttaatatgaaaaattaatatatgtaattttataatttaatttattaaatttaatttaaatattatcaaAATCAACCTTTTAAGTTTTGACAAAATATCTTGAATCCGCCCACACCGAACCACATACACCCCTACTACCATTGAGCCTGTTTTATTGTTTGTTAATTATCACTTGTTTGGATTGTTTGTAGATGGTAGTATACTAGAACCTGAAAGCTCAAAAATCTCAGGAACTCAGCTTCGTTTCGTAACAAAGCTAAGCCTCATCGGCACTTGGAAGTCTCATGCGACATTCCAAGAAGCAGAGAATGTATAGGAGCCcagaaaaaggaaaataaagagcaAGAACAACCATAAAGATTAACCAAGAAAAGAATAGACAGATTttgttatgtaaaaaaaaaaaaaaaaaaaacgattaAGACCTCAAAATTTTTGAAAGAGGAAGAACCCCAGCTTCTTTAACGAGAACCCATCACTATTCCCTCCCTCACACTCACATTTGCTTTTGCTTTTGGCTTTGCAGTAGTGATCTGCTTTCCCTCAACAACCTAAAAAAGTACTATTTTGATACCTCCCATTCATATTTCATCGTTTCATTCGCATATGTACATAAGAGACACAACAAAAGAGACAACTCCTACTaaccattcttttttttttttttttgacattcttACACCATCAAAACACAACCCTTTAGCAAAGGTACCTGCTTTTGCTTTGCTTCCCACTTGTATCTATTTTGTGTTTGGATCCTTTTCTTTCACTTATAAAAAGGACCCTCGCTAGCTCTGAGTTGGTTTGTGGGCACTTTAAGCCTCTTCCAAACCATTCCCCAAATTGAACGAACTTCCCGCAATATCTTTTCCAATTGTTCATTTCACCTGTAAAATTTCAATAGACTCGGATCAGTCGGCCTCACAGAAGTCAATCTGAATTTTTATGCAAAACTAATTTGACACCTTATATAAGAAGTGTTGTTGAAATCCAAAACAAGCAAATTTGTTTGGGTCAAAAGCAGCCCTTCGATCGTTTAACCCGAAAACAGTGGAACTAATAAAAGCTCAAACATTACTGAAGCAGCCGAAGTAATGCTTCCAGCAGAAGCATGCTACTACCACACTtccaaaataaagaattaaaaaaatagtttattTTACATTATTCTAACATAATGTTTTCTAATTCAAGAAAAAGCATATATAGATCATCCGGTAATGGATACTAAAAACACAAGCAAACGACATGGTCTATACAAAGATGATTGAAATTTTGCAAGAACTATACCCATTGGACTATTATTACAACACACCAAAGTTTCCTCGTAATttccaaaaaaaataaaacataaaaataaaataaaaataaaataaaaaaagcccTCCTTGTTAAGCCTAAAGCATTTGGAATATGCAATTAATTTCCATTTCTTTCTAATAGGAAAATTGGGCGATAAAGACTGTATATGACAATGACAAGACAACCAAGTTCAGCTTAAAAGCTGGTTTCAGTGAAAATTCTAACCTCTTAAACAGTAAGCGTAAAAGCATCCAAGAAAATGCAACTTGACTGTCGATTTTGATCGTAATTTCCTACTAACCAAAATCTAACATTACGTCTCTCTCTCGTGTCAACTCAGTAACTCAATGGATGGGAAAAATTTTTAACTGCAATTAACAATGGAAAATTTCTAACTTACCAGGAACAAAACTTTCAGTCCCGGAAAATGACCTTGTCGGCAATTTTCATCAATGGTTTCAAACAATCCGGCGAAAATTTCCTCGAAAACAAATAAGAACTGGAGTAATTCGATTTCCTTAACTCGTGAATCAGCACCGGAGATATTTCCTCCGGCCGGTAAGTGTATGGATGGCCATTGGTGGTTCCCGTCCAATTGACCCTTGTTAGTGTGTAGTGAGTGCAACCTTTAGGATCTGACATTGATAAAAGAGTAGGAAAATAATGCTCTTCTGGGTAGCATTCGTCGGCCCTGTAACAGGGCTGCTTAAATTTCTTCCATAGGCTCCGATCCTTGATCAGAATGAGAGCGTGCCGGCGCGTTATAACGAAAAACTGAGACCCAACTCTGAATTTCTCAAATGGCACTTCTGGCATCAAGGAATATCTCCCCCTAGCAATGTAACGTTTCCACAAACGAGGCTCTTTGGAGATAATCTCGATGAAACTCTTATATTGAACTCGAACTCCGTACTGAGTGGACTCAGAGTCTGACTCAGAAGAAGTGAGATCGAAAGATTTAGAAGAGATAAGAGACTCGTAGACATAGCTAAATGAATGGAGAGGGATACAGTACTGAGAGATGACAGCGAAGTAAGCGTTGGCGGGATCATCAAGAATAGCAGTGGCCAAGAGGCGGCGCGTGGCGGAGACCAAAGTGGGAGATGCACGGTAGGTACGTTTGGCATGTTGAATGAACTGGTTCTTGAAAACACCCTCTGGGCGAGTGATGTTCACAGAGGGATCCGCATGGACATAGATATTGTAGAGATCCTTATTCGATTTAAAAAACTTCTCCCACAAAGGAGCGAAGTAGAGATCGGTGTTGGTGAGGAAAAGGAAGGCGATCTTAAGCTTGGGGTGATTGGAGGAGGAGAGGCGAGAGAATGAGAAAGGGTGGGAGGAGGCAACGGCGGCAGCCCGGCGGAAGAGGGCAAGATCATCCTGCTCATCGGAAGGGGAGATGGCGGGAAGGCGAGGAGGAAGGATTCTGGGGGCCAAGAGGAAAAGAATAGGGAGGGAAAGGAGAAGGGAAAAAGTGAGGACAAACGGGGTAGAAAACATTGAAGGAGAAATTTTTagggaggaaagaaagtgaaggaaacggGAGGAATTGGGGAACGAAGAAGAGTGACAATTTGGCATAAAAATGTGGGAATTTGGAGGAAATGGGGCTAAGGGAATGTTTGGCTTTAGGGTTATGGTGATTTGGAGTgcagagagagagtgagagaggtTTTTCAGCATTCAGGAAGGTTGAGATTCAGAGGCGAATTGCCAGGCGCGATTGGGACGGAATGTAACTATGACGTTAAGTCTGACGACGTTAACAGAAGGGGGTGTTTGTTTTTATTTGTTAGCTAGTCACTCTTACCTAAGAAAAAACTTTTTAGCTTTTAGTATTTGGTAATGGCTACtttgtttaaaaaataaataaattgcaTTTTAGTTTCCGTTCCATGCTAAAATTAACATATATGTCATTCGTtctcttaaaaaaaaaacatatatgtCATTCGGTTTTTAAACTCAACGGTTTAacatttaaattttgattcctttaaaacaaattttcatttgtttaataaatttattaagtcaaattaaaattaaaaatagtaaTTTTTCTCAAAAATACCCTACTGTTACTGCccttttatttttaatgtttttCTTTAAATACTCAAATCTTATGTAGCAGAAATTAGCTTAATAGGCATCTTATTCTCGTTTGTGAATGTTCGAAAgatggatttttttttaatattgtggTTTATTAAACCAACTTGTGCATCTTCCttttcttcatcatcatcatcaattcATCTCTTGATTCTTGTCACTAGAAAAGTACCAGAAACAGGGCAGGTGATATTGCATATTAAAATTATTCTAACCATGGCCGGAGGCCCATTTAACAATAAGAGTTCTCAACAAATTTTAAGgagaagaaataaaaatttaaaaaaaaaaaatgaaggcaCAAAGAAAATTAGAACATATAGAGAGAAAGAAGGTatggagagaaaagaaaaaaaaaaaaatataccaGAGGGACTTTCAATTCGGAAGGTTATAAAATTTAGGGATTACATTATTATCTAAAGTTCTCTAAATCTAGTTCTGTATAATAATACAAAAGGGTAAAACTTTGAGAATTATTTGACCATGGTGGCTTGTGGTATCTCGGCACCGCATGAGTATTATTATGCTTAACTCAGGTTTAGGGGCTCCCAGCCagtaatggta contains:
- the LOC110657391 gene encoding glycosyltransferase BC10; amino-acid sequence: MLKNLSHSLSALQITITLKPNIPLAPFPPNSHIFMPNCHSSSFPNSSRFLHFLSSLKISPSMFSTPFVLTFSLLLSLPILFLLAPRILPPRLPAISPSDEQDDLALFRRAAAVASSHPFSFSRLSSSNHPKLKIAFLFLTNTDLYFAPLWEKFFKSNKDLYNIYVHADPSVNITRPEGVFKNQFIQHAKRTYRASPTLVSATRRLLATAILDDPANAYFAVISQYCIPLHSFSYVYESLISSKSFDLTSSESDSESTQYGVRVQYKSFIEIISKEPRLWKRYIARGRYSLMPEVPFEKFRVGSQFFVITRRHALILIKDRSLWKKFKQPCYRADECYPEEHYFPTLLSMSDPKGCTHYTLTRVNWTGTTNGHPYTYRPEEISPVLIHELRKSNYSSSYLFSRKFSPDCLKPLMKIADKVIFRD